The following is a genomic window from Lysinibacillus sp. G4S2.
GCAGCAACAGTGAAGTAAGAAGGGGGCCGGTGTTATGTTCAAGAAGGTTTTAATTGCAAATCGTGGAGAGATAGCTAGACGTGTTATAAGAACATGCAAACGACTAAATGTTCAAACAGTTGCGGTGTATTCCGAGGCAGATGCTGGAAGCTTACATGTTAAGGATGCTGATGAGGCGTTCTGTATTGGAAAGCCACCTGTTGCACAAAGCTATTTAAATATTGATCGTATTCTTGAAGTGGCGAAGGAAAGCGGTGCTGACGCTGTTCATCCTGGCTACGGCTTATTATCGGAAAACGCTGAATTTGCTAAACGTTGTACTGAGGCAGGCTTAGTATTTATAGGGCCAAGCGCAGACGTTATTGCTTCGATGGGTAGTAAATTAGAAGCCCGGAAAACAATGAAGGCAGCCGGTGTTCCAATTGTTGAAGGTGTAGAGACATCAGTGAAAGATGTAACAGAAGCTATTGAAATTGCTTCCCATCTAGGCTATCCGATTATGTTAAAAGCCTCTGCTGGCGGTGGGGGTATCGGGATGCAGCTAGTAGAAAATGCAGAGCAACTGGCAAAAGCATTCGAGGGGAATCAAAAGCGTGCACAGTCATTCTTCGGTGATGGCACGATGTATATGGAACGATTTATTGCTAATCCTCATCACGTCGAGGTACAAATTATTGCGGATCATGATGGCAATGTCGTACCACTATTTGAACGTGAATGCTCGATTCAGCGTAGAAATCAAAAAGTGGTTGAGGAAGCACCTTCTCCATTTATTTCTGAAGAAACAAGAACACGTATGCTAGATGCGTCAGTCAAGGCAGTTCAACATATTGGGTATGTTAATGCAGGAACGATTGAGTATTTAGTAGATGAAGAGCAAAACTTTTATTTCTTAGAGATGAATACGCGTCTACAGGTGGAGCATCCAGTGACTGAGGAAATTACGAAGCTGGATCTTGTGGAGGAGCAATTAAAGATTGCTGCAAAACAATCATTAGCATTTACACGTGACAGCATTCAAAGAGATGGGCATGCGATTGAAGTACGCATATATGCTGAAAATCCTTCGACATTTTTCCCTTCTCCAGGCACAATCACGACTTTTGAATTACCTACAGGTGAGGGGATTCGCCATGAATGTGGCGTAGAGGCAGGCACTGCGGTAACACCTTTTTATGATCCGATGATTAGCAAATTAGTAGTGTGGGGAGAAACACGTGCAATTGCGTGTGAAAGACTTATTGAAGCATTGAATGCGTATAAAGTAGAAGGAATTCAAACGAATATTCCAATGCTTTTAAAAACAGTCACACATGAACAATTTTTAAAGGGCTATACAACAACTAAATTTGTGGATGACTATTATCTACCTCAATTAGCAGAGACAAAATAAAGACTCGGGCTGTCCATATAACTTCTGTTTGGAGGAATATTTCAGACAGCCCAGTTACTAAATATGTGGAGGGATTACAATGGCAACAGTTAAAGCGAGCATGGCAGGAACAGTATGGAAAATCGTAGTAGCAGAAGGCGAGAAAGTGACAGCAGGACAAGATGTGGCAATTTTAGAGTCGATGAAAATGGAAATTCCTATTGCAGCAGAAGAAGATGGCGTTGTAACAAAAATCATTGCCAATGAAGGGGATTTCATAAACGTTGATGATGATATTTTAGAAATCGAATAAGGAGGCTTCTTGATGCAGCTACCAAAGCATGTAACGTTAAAGGAAGTAGGTCCCCGTGACGGTTTACAAAATGAGAAGACGCATATGACAACTGCCGATAAAGTACAGCTAGTGAATTTACTTAGTCAAACTGGATTGAATTATATCGAGGTAACGTCCTTTGTGCATCCCAAATGGATTCCGCAGCTGGCAGATGCAGTGGAAGTACTACAAGCCATTAAACGCCAAAAAGATATAACGTATGCAGCACTAGTCCCGAATATGCGTGGCTTAGAACGTGCATTGCAGGCTGATGTAGATGAAGTGAGCGTTTTTATGTCGGCGAGTGAAAGTCATAATGAAAGCAATATTAATAAAACAATTAATGAAACATTTCCTATATTAGAGGAAGTAGTTGTAGGGGCAAAGGCAGCACATAAAAAAGTGCGAGGTTATATCTCAACAGTGATTGGATGCCCGTATGAAGGCTACATACAACCAGAAAAGGTTTTGCGAGTAACAGAAAAATTATTAGAAATGGGCATCGATGAAATTTCACTTGGTGACACGATTGGTGTTGGCGTACCAACACAGGTGGAAAGTCTTTTAGAGGAATTACTAAAAAGATATCCGGCAGAAAATTTTGCGATGCATTTTCATGATACACGTGGCACGGCATTGGCAAATATTGTGAAATCCTTAGAAATGGGGATGACCAAATTTGATAGTGCACTTGGTGGGCTTGGGGGCTGTCCATATGCCAAGGGAGCATCAGGCAATGTAGCCACAGAGGATTTATTGTATTTATTAGATGAAATGGGTATTAAAACAGGTGTAGAACTAAATAAAGTGCTAGAGGCGACTCAATTTATTGAACAGAAACTAGGGAAGACAGTTGCCTCTAAACAAATGGCAATTGCCCGTAATGAAAGGAGTGCCAGTCAATTATGACGCAACTCGTTCGTTTTGAATTATTAGACGGTAGCATTGGGCTTATTACACTTTCAAGACCCGAAGCTGCGAATGCCATGTCTGTACAATTACTCCAAGAACTTAGTGCAGTACTCGACAAAATTAATGGCGATCCGGCAGTGCGAGTTGTTTTACTGACAGGAGCAGGAGAAAAAGCTTTTTGCGCAGGAGCAGATTTAAAAGAACGTAAAGGGATGCCAGACCGACAAGTCAAGCAAATTGTGCAATTAATCGGTGCAACAGTAGCAAAAGTAGAAGCGCTCGCTCAGCCAGTGATTGCTGTATTAAATGGCGTTGCTTTTGGCGGTGGACTCGAACTAGCGTTAGCCTGTGATTTACGTATGGCAGCTACACATGCAAAAATAGGCCTTACGGAAACCTCTCTCGGTATTATTCCTGGAGCAGGGGGAACACAGCGACTTCCTCGGCTCATTGGCATTGGAAAAGCTAAGGAATTAATTTATACAGCACGTCGATTAAATGCACAGGAAGCAAAAGGCTACGGTATTGTCGAGTACGTTTATGAAGGACATGAAGTACTTGAAAAGGCTCAACAGCTTGCACTTGAAATGGCAAAAAATGCACCGCTTTCTTTAGTACAGGCAAAAATCGCTATGAATCAAGGTGTTGAAGTAGATTTAGCTACTGGTTTAAAAATCGAATCACTTGCATATAATGCTCTGATTCCTACAGAAGACCGTTTAGAGGGCTTGCTTGCCTTCCAAGAAAAGCGAGAACCGCAATATGTAGGGAAATAAGAAATGAAAGCAGTAACCTAGCAACAATGGTATGGAATCAAAAATAAAGACTCTGATTGAATATGGTGGATTTTGAATGGTTTTTTATAAAATCCAGGCATGTTGTTAATTCTTGGCACGAAAGAGAAGTGCTAACGCGTAATCGATTGGGCAAAGGGAGGAATTAAATATGAGCAATGTATCGACAGAAAATACGGCTAAAACAATGAAGGAACAAATTTTAGCAGGTGGTCTACCAAAATATCACGATAAAAATGCACAACAAGGAAAACTATTTGTACGTGAACGACTCGAATTATTATTAGATGATGGGCTTCAATCAGAGGATGGTCTGTATGCAAACTGCTTAGCGGGTGACTTACCGGCAGATGGCGTTGTAACAGGAATCGGTAAAATCCATGGTCGCACTGTTTGCATTTTAGCAAACGACTCGACGATTAAAGCTGGCTCTTGGGGTAAACGTACAGTAGAAAAAATGATCCGTATTCAAGAAACAGCAGAAAAGCTAAATTGCCCTTTACTGTATCTAGTCGATTCAGCAGGTGCACGTATTACAGATCAATTAGAAATGTTCCCTGGTCGAAGAGGAGCAGGGCGTATTTTCTATAATCAGGTAAAGCTTTCAGGTAAAATTCCTCAAATATGCTTACTGTTTGGACCTTCGGCAGCAGGAGGTGCATATATCCCTGCATTCTGCGATATCGTAGTGATGGTGGAAGGTAATGCATCGATGTATTTAGGGTCTCCACGTATGGCGGAGATGGTTATCGGTGAGAAGGTAGATTTAGAAACGATGGGTGGAGCGAAAATGCACTGTTCCGTTTCTGGTTGCGGAGATGTGCTCGCAAAAACGGAGCAGGAAGCTATTACTTATGCGCGTAAATATTTAAGCTATTTTCCAAATAACTATGCAGAGCGCAGTAAGGTTGAGACACCGAAGCCACCAGCTTCATTTGATAAGTCTATTGAAGAACTAATACCAACAAATCAAAACGTTCCATTTGATATGTATAAGTTAATTGAACGTGTTATTGATGAAGATTCGTTCTGTGAAGTGAAAAAATTATTCGCTCCAGAATTAATTACAGGGCTTGGGCGCATTAATGGGCAATCGGTTGGAATTATCGCCAATCAACCGCGCGTAAAGGGAGGCGTTTTGTTCCACGATTCGGCTGATAAAGCAGCAAAGTTCATTTCACTTTGCGATGCGTTTAATATTCCTCTTCTTTTCCTTGCAGATGTACCAGGCTTTATGATTGGTACGCAAGTTGAAAAAGCTGGGATTATACGCCATGGAGCAAAAATGATTTTTGCGATGAGCGAGGCGACTGTTCCTAAATTAACGGTTATTGTTCGTAAAGCATATGGTGCTGGGCTATATGCAATGGCTGGTCCTGCTTTTGAGCCAGACTGCTGTATTGCGCTATCCAACGCACAAATTGCTGTAATGGGCCCTGAAGCTGCAGTCAATGCAGTTTACGCAAATAAAATTGCTGAACTTCCAAAAGAAGAGCAGGCAAGCTTTATTGCAGAGAAACGCAAGGAATATCAAGAGGAAATCGATGTCTACCGTCTAGCTTCAGAGCTTATCATTGACGATGTTATTGAGCCAAATGATTTAAGAAAAGCACTTGAATCACGTTTAGAGCTTTATATGTCCAAGTATTTATTATTCTCAGAGCGCAAGCATGGAGTAAATCCAGTATAAAGCCATTTATAAAAAAGCTGTCTCAATTGAGGCAGCTTTTTAGAATGCAAATGGACGTGTTGGAATATAAATATATGGTTAGCTATTGCATGAGGAGGTAGTGCATATTAAAATAGGGGAGGATAAAGGGAAGTAGGTGGTACAGGCATGCAAAAAAATAACATTTCAAATGTGCAAGGTGATGCCAAGCTACCATTACCTTATCGTGCATTGATAGATACATATTATCTACCAATAAAGATAGCAGGTTGGATATTTTTCAGTATCTATTCAACTATAGCTTTTTATAAATTGGTCATTGATCGTCTAGTGAATGTAGTCATTATGTTAGTCAAGGGTGAATACACTTTTGTAGAATTAGGGCTTTTTGATTATAGTGACTGGCGATTAACAACAAATTTTGTTCCCTTTGAAACAATTCTTCGTTATATAAATTACTCCCAGTATTTTAATCTGGACATCATTATTATCAATTTGCTCGGCAATTTATTAATATTTACTCCGATGGGCTTTTTACTACCATTATTATCGAAAAAATACCGAAAAGCTTGGTCAATTATTTTTGTGGGATTTTTATCCAGCCTAGCGGTAGAAACTGTACAATTTATTTTTAGGGTTGGGTCAACAGATATTGATGACTTGATTTTAAATACGCTTGGCGCATGGCTTGGCTATTTAGCCTATAAAAGTATACTTATTAAACCTAAAAAAAATAGATAGAAACAGTCCTTGCAAAAGGGCTGTTTTTTTGTGGCTCAACACCAAAAGTTATGGTGATGAGCCATTCTTATGGTGAATTCCCACTATTTTAAAAGTGATAACAGTAATAATTTTTTATTGAAATTAATAATTGAAGTAATAAACGAATGGGAAAAACGGATTTCAAGAAAGGTCTTTATGCCTATTTTGTGGAAAGTGAATTATTTCTTTAGGAGGTTAGTAGTAATTTGCTCTTGAATTTAATAAAGAAAATTCCGATAATTAGTGTACAGAAACTGTTCAGATTGTCTATGTATAGTAAATAGAAAATAGAATCATATTTTCTATTTAACTTGCATATTAAATTAGAAAGCCGAGGTGAAAATATGAAACTATCAAACCTAATAGAACAAGAAAGAATTTCATCACACTATAATCGTAAAAAGATTTTGCAGCGAAAAGAAGCGGGTGATGCATATCGAAAAAACGCACTGTATTTTCAGCCCAAGAAAAATCCGGTATTGCTTGAGCTAGAAAATTTACTACTAGGGCACACGGATCAAGACCTCTACGAGCAACAAAAAGAGGAATCAAAAGAAGTGACGCCCCAACAGCAAGCAATCATTCAGGATTTGCAGCAAATGAAAAAGGATGTGCTTGCTCGTGAGCAAACGCAAAAGTCAGATACTCTTGAAGCAGAGCATTTAGATAAAGAAGTGCCAACAGTAGACGATGCAAATGCCAATGAGAAGTTACAAATTCTAGAGCAAGTGCGAAATGCAGCACTAGTACCGCTACAACTATCACCACAGGATTTACGTGTAGCGGCAAGTGCAAATGCTCAAATACAGCACATGCAAGCGCAATTAAATGGCCAAGAAGTTGATGAAAGTGAAATAGATGCTAATGAGCCTGTTTTTGTACGTGAAGTGATTGAAGTCAAAGTGCCAGAACGTTTTTCGAATGAATTGAAATTGGATCCATTTGCAGATACAATTTTCGGTAAGAGTTATGAGGAGGCATTCAAGGCACGAACATTTAAATATGCTTCTGAAAAATATGCCGCTCATATTCAAATGGCGAAAAACGGGTATCAACCAGAAATAGATTCTATGTTCTCTATGATAGCCTAATGCTAGAGATAGGAGATTGTTAACATGGCAAAGGCAAAGCATGCAAAGACAAATGCTATCAGATTGTTGGAGCAGCAAAAAATACAATTTGAAGTAATTGAATATGAGACGGGTGACGGCCAAGTTGACGGAATTTCGGTTGCTGAAAAAATTGGTCACCCAGCTTCTCGTGTTTTCAAAACATTAGTAGCAAAGGCAAGTGCCCAAAAGCTTTTTGTCTTTGTTATTCCTGTGGCTGAAGAGCTTGATTTAAAAGCAGCGGCCAAAGTCGTTGGCGAGAAAAAAATCGAAATGCTTGCTGTTAAAGAGCTACTCGGCTATACAGGCTATGTAAGAGGGGGTTGCTCACCAGTAGGAATGAAGAAGCTTTATCCGACAGTTATTGATGCGTCGGCTCAAGTGCAAGAAAATATTATTGTGAGCGCAGGAAAAATCGGCATGCAAATCCATGTCCAACTAGATGATTTAGTAGCTGTGACAAAGGCAAAGCTCGCACCAATTACTACTACCCAAGAATGATAGGTTGGGTAGTTTTTTTATTTGGGATGTCAGGTAGGTGGCAGATACGCTCAGGCTGAATGGAAAGTGATCGGGTAGCCGGAAGAACCGCTCGGGTTGGATGAGAAAGTGATCGGGTAGCGGGAAGAACCGCTCGGGTTGGGTGAGAAAGTGATCGGGTAGCGGGAAGAACCGCTCGGGTTGGGTGTAAAAATGATCGGGTAGGCCTCAGAACCGCTCGGGTTGAATCTCTTTTCAACGGAATCAACCAAAATTCATAATTCGAGATTTTTGTAGAAAATATGGTAAAGTTAGAGCAATATCATACATAGAAAGAGGAACATGAAATGCGAAAAATTACGGGGTGGCGGTGGACATTTTTTATTGGTGGCTTAATGGTGATGTCACTTGGAATTACAATGTCCATTAAAGGGAAAGTCGTAGGAACGAGCCCTTGGGATGTGTTGCATGTAGGTTTATTTCAGAACTTTGGTTTATCAATTGGTGTTTGGTCTATTTTAACTGGGCTTTTAATTGTTGTTTCAACTTCAATTGTTTTGCGAGAATGGCCAAAGGTAGGGACATGGCTTAATATGTTACTGATTGGGTCATTTATAGATGTTTTTAATTGGATATTGCCGTCCACCAATAGCTATGGCTTACAGGTAACATATTTTGTAGTGGGTTTATTTGTTTTAAGCTTTGGTTGTGGGATGTATATTGCACCGAATATGGGAGCGGGGCCGCGGGATACATTAATGATGATTCTTGTTGAAAAGTTTGGTGGGACAATTAAAACAGCACGAATGGGTATCGAGGTGTTTGTCACAATTGTTGGCTGGTTACTTGGTGGTCCCGTTGGCGTTGGTACGGTGGTCATTGCTTTAACATCAGGCTATATTGTGCAATATTCATTACCTTATTGTCGGAAGGTATTAATGAAGTGTATTGGCAATGTCGAGGAAATGAAACCATTCTATTAAATAGGAAGCTACTTTTATCTGTTAAAGATATAAGTAGCTTTTCATTTTTTTTAAAGTAACTTCATATAATGCATGGCATAAGGTAAAGGGGGAACGATATTGAACGGAAATGTGACCTATTATTTTGGACACGCACTGACTGGGCAAGGGATTAAACATTTATATAAAGAAATGATGGCAGAGG
Proteins encoded in this region:
- a CDS encoding acetyl-CoA carboxylase biotin carboxylase subunit codes for the protein MFKKVLIANRGEIARRVIRTCKRLNVQTVAVYSEADAGSLHVKDADEAFCIGKPPVAQSYLNIDRILEVAKESGADAVHPGYGLLSENAEFAKRCTEAGLVFIGPSADVIASMGSKLEARKTMKAAGVPIVEGVETSVKDVTEAIEIASHLGYPIMLKASAGGGGIGMQLVENAEQLAKAFEGNQKRAQSFFGDGTMYMERFIANPHHVEVQIIADHDGNVVPLFERECSIQRRNQKVVEEAPSPFISEETRTRMLDASVKAVQHIGYVNAGTIEYLVDEEQNFYFLEMNTRLQVEHPVTEEITKLDLVEEQLKIAAKQSLAFTRDSIQRDGHAIEVRIYAENPSTFFPSPGTITTFELPTGEGIRHECGVEAGTAVTPFYDPMISKLVVWGETRAIACERLIEALNAYKVEGIQTNIPMLLKTVTHEQFLKGYTTTKFVDDYYLPQLAETK
- a CDS encoding acetyl-CoA carboxylase biotin carboxyl carrier protein subunit gives rise to the protein MATVKASMAGTVWKIVVAEGEKVTAGQDVAILESMKMEIPIAAEEDGVVTKIIANEGDFINVDDDILEIE
- a CDS encoding hydroxymethylglutaryl-CoA lyase; translation: MQLPKHVTLKEVGPRDGLQNEKTHMTTADKVQLVNLLSQTGLNYIEVTSFVHPKWIPQLADAVEVLQAIKRQKDITYAALVPNMRGLERALQADVDEVSVFMSASESHNESNINKTINETFPILEEVVVGAKAAHKKVRGYISTVIGCPYEGYIQPEKVLRVTEKLLEMGIDEISLGDTIGVGVPTQVESLLEELLKRYPAENFAMHFHDTRGTALANIVKSLEMGMTKFDSALGGLGGCPYAKGASGNVATEDLLYLLDEMGIKTGVELNKVLEATQFIEQKLGKTVASKQMAIARNERSASQL
- a CDS encoding enoyl-CoA hydratase; this encodes MTQLVRFELLDGSIGLITLSRPEAANAMSVQLLQELSAVLDKINGDPAVRVVLLTGAGEKAFCAGADLKERKGMPDRQVKQIVQLIGATVAKVEALAQPVIAVLNGVAFGGGLELALACDLRMAATHAKIGLTETSLGIIPGAGGTQRLPRLIGIGKAKELIYTARRLNAQEAKGYGIVEYVYEGHEVLEKAQQLALEMAKNAPLSLVQAKIAMNQGVEVDLATGLKIESLAYNALIPTEDRLEGLLAFQEKREPQYVGK
- a CDS encoding acyl-CoA carboxylase subunit beta gives rise to the protein MSNVSTENTAKTMKEQILAGGLPKYHDKNAQQGKLFVRERLELLLDDGLQSEDGLYANCLAGDLPADGVVTGIGKIHGRTVCILANDSTIKAGSWGKRTVEKMIRIQETAEKLNCPLLYLVDSAGARITDQLEMFPGRRGAGRIFYNQVKLSGKIPQICLLFGPSAAGGAYIPAFCDIVVMVEGNASMYLGSPRMAEMVIGEKVDLETMGGAKMHCSVSGCGDVLAKTEQEAITYARKYLSYFPNNYAERSKVETPKPPASFDKSIEELIPTNQNVPFDMYKLIERVIDEDSFCEVKKLFAPELITGLGRINGQSVGIIANQPRVKGGVLFHDSADKAAKFISLCDAFNIPLLFLADVPGFMIGTQVEKAGIIRHGAKMIFAMSEATVPKLTVIVRKAYGAGLYAMAGPAFEPDCCIALSNAQIAVMGPEAAVNAVYANKIAELPKEEQASFIAEKRKEYQEEIDVYRLASELIIDDVIEPNDLRKALESRLELYMSKYLLFSERKHGVNPV
- a CDS encoding VanZ family protein; translated protein: MQKNNISNVQGDAKLPLPYRALIDTYYLPIKIAGWIFFSIYSTIAFYKLVIDRLVNVVIMLVKGEYTFVELGLFDYSDWRLTTNFVPFETILRYINYSQYFNLDIIIINLLGNLLIFTPMGFLLPLLSKKYRKAWSIIFVGFLSSLAVETVQFIFRVGSTDIDDLILNTLGAWLGYLAYKSILIKPKKNR
- the ybaK gene encoding Cys-tRNA(Pro) deacylase, coding for MAKAKHAKTNAIRLLEQQKIQFEVIEYETGDGQVDGISVAEKIGHPASRVFKTLVAKASAQKLFVFVIPVAEELDLKAAAKVVGEKKIEMLAVKELLGYTGYVRGGCSPVGMKKLYPTVIDASAQVQENIIVSAGKIGMQIHVQLDDLVAVTKAKLAPITTTQE
- a CDS encoding YitT family protein, which gives rise to MRKITGWRWTFFIGGLMVMSLGITMSIKGKVVGTSPWDVLHVGLFQNFGLSIGVWSILTGLLIVVSTSIVLREWPKVGTWLNMLLIGSFIDVFNWILPSTNSYGLQVTYFVVGLFVLSFGCGMYIAPNMGAGPRDTLMMILVEKFGGTIKTARMGIEVFVTIVGWLLGGPVGVGTVVIALTSGYIVQYSLPYCRKVLMKCIGNVEEMKPFY